The following proteins are co-located in the Pseudomonadota bacterium genome:
- a CDS encoding flagellar protein FlaG yields the protein MQVDAKNIISDFESAVVVSVPQKREHKKTPQLWSVQSEPVKVNEETKRKIEGMIKELTASKQLNMYYDNDLDRVVVTIINGESQEVVRQVPSSEFISFMKKFNQFVGLMINRRV from the coding sequence ATGCAAGTTGATGCAAAAAATATCATTTCCGACTTTGAATCTGCTGTAGTTGTAAGCGTGCCTCAAAAAAGGGAACACAAGAAAACGCCACAACTCTGGAGTGTACAGAGCGAACCTGTAAAGGTTAATGAAGAGACCAAGCGGAAAATAGAGGGTATGATAAAGGAATTAACCGCATCAAAGCAGCTTAATATGTATTATGACAATGACCTTGACAGAGTAGTCGTAACGATCATAAACGGCGAAAGCCAGGAAGTGGTACGGCAGGTCCCTTCTTCGGAATTTATTTCATTTATGAAAAAATTCAATCAGTTTGTGGGATTGATGATCAATAGGAGGGTGTAA
- the fliD gene encoding flagellar filament capping protein FliD — protein MAGTTSISGLSSGTDWTSIIDSTIDAQKSASVTPLQNSKTKYQSKLSAWQALNTKISTFTDYINNNKLNLNEGYGLYSTTLYSTDSSITPTDVLSVSLGTVSGPGKYSIEISTLAQAEKISSDIFASSSTALGFSGDLLINNKVVTLSATDTLSGVASRINNANAGLTATVLAISDTQYRLLLESNSTGAAGMSLKNGSSANLLESLNLHTATQQLAHASGADSLSDTFTSKTTALKSLLSLTAEETGTIGIRGTDDVIKNVNVNFTTDSLETIVSNINLQTPTGVTASIEEVTENGATMYRIKLTNTDINDFTDDKNIFETLGIVKATNKNSIESGQDASLKIDGYSITSSSNTITTTISGVTLNLTGTNDTKPIEMRINQDSTQIGQKVNTFASSLNAILSYIKDQNTYSSSSTKPLMGDVNLSLVKSTITSAIYASVSGNITYKTASSIGINFKPDGTISFNSSTFTNALAANKGETIKVLTELNDSLYDNLKIYVDPVVGTFTYTVTSIQNKISSIDKHIEDMNARYERQRATLEKKYNALELLISQSNTTKNWLTQQVNYMSKNNA, from the coding sequence ATGGCCGGAACAACATCAATTTCCGGATTATCGAGCGGTACAGACTGGACAAGCATTATCGATTCGACGATTGACGCCCAGAAGTCGGCATCTGTAACTCCTTTACAGAACAGTAAAACAAAATACCAGTCAAAACTTTCAGCATGGCAAGCTTTAAATACTAAAATTTCCACATTTACTGACTATATAAATAATAATAAACTTAATTTAAATGAGGGGTACGGTCTATATTCAACAACTTTATATTCAACTGATTCATCTATTACTCCAACAGATGTGCTTAGCGTTTCTCTTGGGACTGTAAGCGGTCCGGGTAAATATTCAATAGAGATCTCAACTCTTGCGCAGGCGGAAAAGATATCAAGCGATATTTTTGCATCAAGCTCAACTGCACTTGGTTTTTCCGGTGACTTGCTTATTAACAACAAAGTGGTAACTCTATCAGCTACTGATACTTTATCTGGTGTGGCAAGTCGGATAAATAATGCAAATGCAGGATTAACCGCTACGGTACTTGCTATTTCCGATACTCAATACCGGCTTCTTCTGGAGTCAAATTCAACAGGGGCGGCAGGGATGTCCCTTAAAAATGGTTCTTCTGCAAATCTACTCGAGTCTCTTAATCTCCATACTGCCACTCAACAACTTGCTCATGCATCAGGAGCCGATTCATTAAGCGATACATTTACAAGCAAGACAACGGCCTTAAAAAGCCTTTTAAGTCTGACAGCAGAAGAGACAGGAACTATAGGCATAAGAGGCACTGATGATGTGATTAAAAATGTTAATGTAAATTTCACAACAGATTCTCTCGAGACAATCGTTAGCAACATAAATTTGCAGACTCCTACAGGTGTTACTGCCTCCATTGAAGAAGTAACGGAGAATGGAGCTACAATGTACCGTATAAAGCTTACCAACACAGATATAAACGATTTTACGGATGACAAGAACATATTTGAAACATTGGGCATTGTAAAGGCCACAAATAAAAACAGTATCGAGTCCGGCCAGGATGCCTCTTTAAAAATAGATGGCTATTCAATAACATCTTCTTCGAATACTATTACAACCACAATAAGTGGTGTGACCCTTAACCTTACCGGTACTAATGATACAAAGCCTATTGAAATGAGAATAAATCAGGATAGCACACAGATTGGCCAGAAGGTTAATACTTTTGCCAGTAGTTTAAATGCTATCTTGTCGTATATCAAGGACCAGAATACATACAGCAGCTCATCGACAAAACCTCTCATGGGCGATGTCAATCTTTCGCTTGTAAAGAGCACAATTACCTCCGCTATCTATGCTTCCGTTAGCGGGAACATTACATACAAAACAGCGTCATCTATCGGGATTAATTTTAAGCCGGATGGCACAATTTCTTTTAACAGTTCTACTTTTACTAATGCCTTGGCGGCAAACAAGGGTGAAACAATTAAAGTTTTAACTGAGTTGAATGATAGTTTATATGATAATCTTAAGATATATGTTGATCCTGTTGTAGGAACCTTTACATATACAGTAACTTCAATACAGAACAAAATAAGCAGCATAGATAAGCATATAGAGGATATGAATGCGAGATACGAGAGACAGAGAGCAACTTTAGAAAAAAAATATAATGCTCTGGAATTGCTCATATCCCAATCAAACACGACTAAAAATTGGCTTACGCAACAAGTCAACTATATGTCAAAAAATAATGCCTAA
- the fliS gene encoding flagellar export chaperone FliS, whose translation MNSYTTYSMVNNSVDEDNKPKMLLVVLQGVLDKISIVKAALEKRDYEKKYIELSKIQSIIEILNSSLDMSKGEISNNLASIYDYLGRQLKQAHLILDDDILNECKAIVKTIYDGFSEAYAKEMKTASVKSGNHQSIGIKESKMV comes from the coding sequence ATGAACTCTTACACGACATACTCTATGGTCAATAATAGCGTAGATGAGGACAATAAGCCTAAGATGCTATTAGTTGTATTGCAGGGTGTTCTTGATAAGATAAGTATAGTAAAAGCGGCATTAGAAAAAAGGGACTATGAAAAAAAATATATCGAATTATCGAAAATACAATCAATTATTGAGATTTTAAATTCCTCATTAGATATGTCTAAAGGAGAAATATCTAATAATCTTGCAAGTATATATGATTATTTGGGCAGGCAGTTAAAACAGGCGCATTTAATATTGGATGATGATATTCTAAATGAATGCAAAGCTATCGTAAAAACGATATATGATGGTTTTTCAGAGGCTTACGCCAAGGAGATGAAGACTGCTTCTGTTAAGTCTGGCAACCACCAATCCATTGGAATAAAAGAAAGTAAAATGGTATAA
- a CDS encoding acyltransferase, with product MPVAQNVKLGEGVAIYQSSLVNLYGCQIGDYTKIGAFVEVQKNAVIGNACKISSHTFICEGVIIEDEVFVGHGVMFINDRYPRATSNGKLQTEEDWKVIETRIKKGASIGSGAIVMCGVTVGERALIGAGAVVTEDIPDFAIAVGVPARVTGDIRQKEDYT from the coding sequence ATGCCTGTAGCTCAAAATGTAAAACTGGGAGAAGGCGTAGCGATCTATCAGTCGAGCCTGGTTAATCTGTATGGATGTCAAATTGGTGACTATACAAAAATTGGTGCCTTTGTTGAGGTCCAGAAAAATGCCGTCATCGGGAATGCGTGCAAGATATCTTCGCACACATTTATTTGTGAGGGTGTCATTATTGAAGATGAAGTTTTTGTAGGTCATGGAGTGATGTTTATTAATGATCGTTACCCCAGAGCCACTTCAAATGGAAAGTTGCAAACGGAAGAAGATTGGAAAGTGATCGAGACGCGCATAAAGAAAGGCGCGTCAATAGGAAGCGGTGCCATTGTCATGTGTGGAGTTACTGTTGGAGAACGAGCTTTAATAGGTGCCGGGGCTGTAGTTACTGAAGATATACCTGACTTTGCTATTGCTGTTGGAGTCCCAGCAAGGGTTACAGGAGACATAAGACAAAAGGAGGACTATACATGA
- a CDS encoding Gfo/Idh/MocA family oxidoreductase has protein sequence MIGIGVIGFGYWGPNLVRNFSELQKTKVLTICDAKPARLKNAQTRYVGIETTGDYNDLINHPGIDAIAIATPVSTHYELALKALQNGKHVLVEKPLTMTSEQGLRLIDEAIRRKLVLMVDHTFIYTGAVRKIKELMSNDGIGQILYYDSVRVNLGLFQSDINVVWDLAVHDLSIMDYVLETEPVAVSATGMSHVNGKPEDVAYLTLFFNSNLIAHIHINWLAPVKVRCTLIGGDKKMIVYDDIEPSEKIKVYDKGIVLQNNGEGVYKEIAGYRTGDMWAPKLDGAEALKTEALHFIECIEEGKDPITDGAAGLKIVRILEAATQSMMKKGQPVELNKNEVTV, from the coding sequence ATGATTGGAATAGGTGTAATTGGGTTTGGCTATTGGGGCCCAAATCTTGTTAGGAATTTTTCTGAACTGCAAAAGACGAAAGTATTGACCATTTGTGATGCTAAACCTGCCAGACTTAAAAATGCACAGACACGTTATGTCGGTATTGAAACTACCGGTGATTATAATGATCTTATAAACCATCCTGGCATAGACGCTATTGCAATAGCTACCCCTGTTTCGACACACTATGAACTGGCGCTTAAGGCCCTTCAAAACGGCAAACATGTACTTGTAGAGAAGCCATTAACCATGACTTCCGAACAGGGACTCCGTCTTATTGATGAGGCAATAAGACGAAAACTTGTTTTGATGGTCGATCACACATTTATTTACACAGGAGCTGTCCGGAAAATAAAAGAACTTATGTCGAATGATGGAATAGGTCAGATATTATATTACGATTCAGTAAGGGTAAACCTCGGGTTATTCCAATCAGATATCAATGTGGTGTGGGACCTCGCAGTCCACGATCTTTCAATTATGGATTATGTGCTTGAAACCGAACCTGTTGCAGTATCGGCCACAGGCATGAGTCATGTTAACGGGAAACCTGAGGATGTGGCATATTTGACGCTCTTTTTTAATAGCAACCTCATTGCCCATATTCATATCAACTGGCTTGCGCCGGTTAAAGTGCGGTGTACCCTTATCGGCGGTGATAAGAAGATGATTGTCTATGATGATATTGAACCAAGCGAAAAAATAAAGGTATATGATAAAGGTATTGTCCTTCAGAATAATGGTGAAGGGGTCTACAAGGAAATTGCAGGATACCGTACAGGTGATATGTGGGCACCAAAACTTGATGGGGCAGAAGCGTTAAAAACAGAGGCACTTCATTTTATCGAATGTATTGAAGAAGGCAAGGATCCTATAACCGATGGTGCTGCAGGACTTAAGATTGTCAGGATACTTGAAGCTGCAACTCAGTCGATGATGAAAAAGGGTCAACCTGTGGAGCTTAATAAAAACGAGGTGACCGTATGA
- a CDS encoding DegT/DnrJ/EryC1/StrS family aminotransferase translates to MIPFMDLKKQYDGIKDEIDQAIKKVLDSSQFVLGDEVGAFEKEFSAYCTASYGIAVNSGTSALHLALLAAGVGPGDEVVTVSFTFVATTAAIIYSGAKPVFVDIDPISCTMDINAIEQAITNKTKAILPVHIHGQPANMDEIMRIAKKYNLVVIEDAAQAHGAEYKSRRVGSIGDLGCFSFYPGKNLGAYGEGGMVVTNNAEYAHKIRMLRDWGQEKKYYHKLKGYNYRMEGFQGAVLRVKLRYLEEWTEDRRKRASLYDKILSDPGIQMPANVPHTRHVYHVYAVRTPFRDNLQDFLQKNDIQTNIHYPIPVHMQAAYADLGNKEGNFPVTEKVARETLSLPIYPELPVEYQYSIAEKVLLFMEGTREKCI, encoded by the coding sequence ATGATACCTTTTATGGATCTTAAAAAACAGTACGATGGAATCAAAGATGAAATAGACCAGGCAATTAAGAAAGTATTGGATAGCAGCCAGTTTGTCTTGGGGGATGAGGTCGGAGCATTTGAAAAAGAATTTTCTGCCTATTGCACCGCAAGTTATGGTATTGCAGTTAATTCTGGCACAAGCGCACTACATCTCGCGCTTCTTGCCGCAGGTGTAGGACCGGGAGACGAAGTAGTGACAGTTTCATTTACTTTTGTTGCTACGACAGCGGCAATTATCTATTCGGGTGCAAAACCGGTGTTTGTCGACATAGATCCAATCTCTTGCACTATGGATATTAATGCGATTGAACAAGCTATCACCAACAAAACGAAAGCAATTCTGCCAGTTCATATTCATGGCCAGCCAGCGAATATGGACGAAATTATGCGTATTGCTAAAAAGTATAATCTTGTTGTTATTGAGGATGCTGCACAGGCGCATGGTGCTGAGTATAAGAGCAGAAGGGTGGGAAGTATTGGAGATCTGGGTTGTTTCAGCTTTTATCCTGGTAAAAATCTTGGTGCATATGGTGAAGGTGGTATGGTTGTTACCAACAACGCTGAATATGCTCATAAAATCCGTATGTTAAGAGATTGGGGGCAAGAGAAAAAATATTATCATAAATTAAAAGGATATAACTACCGCATGGAGGGTTTTCAAGGAGCGGTTTTACGTGTAAAGCTACGTTATTTGGAGGAATGGACTGAAGATAGAAGAAAACGTGCTTCTCTCTACGATAAAATTCTGTCTGATCCTGGTATTCAAATGCCTGCAAACGTCCCGCATACAAGACATGTGTACCATGTTTATGCGGTGCGTACACCATTTAGGGACAATCTCCAAGATTTTCTCCAAAAGAATGATATCCAGACAAATATACATTATCCAATACCAGTGCACATGCAGGCTGCCTATGCTGATCTGGGAAACAAAGAGGGAAATTTTCCTGTGACCGAAAAAGTTGCACGAGAAACACTTTCGCTGCCTATATATCCGGAATTACCAGTTGAATACCAGTATTCGATAGCCGAAAAGGTTCTTCTTTTTATGGAGGGCACGCGTGAGAAATGCATCTAA
- a CDS encoding class I SAM-dependent methyltransferase: MRNASKDDVKSFWQGRAHDEGLSNQVTHRDKWQRWLEIERIKQLLKSNDRVIDVGCGNGYTTRKISNFVGEIIGIDYSEEMISRAISEVAEDKKNKKNMISFAVCDITKLKPSHFGFFDMAISERCLINLEDWDEQKKAISNIAGVLKPGGYFLFIEGSSLGRSELNNFRKSVGLESMPPVWHNLDFDEHKLMKYLDRFFALEERFHFGMYDFIARVIHPLLVSPKEPKYNARINKIAATLALFHQEFSEISRTIFLVLKKL; this comes from the coding sequence GTGAGAAATGCATCTAAGGATGATGTAAAATCTTTCTGGCAGGGTCGTGCACACGATGAAGGATTGAGTAACCAAGTAACGCACAGAGACAAATGGCAGCGATGGCTGGAAATAGAGCGGATTAAACAGTTATTAAAAAGTAATGACCGCGTAATAGATGTAGGTTGTGGAAATGGCTATACAACAAGAAAGATTTCTAACTTTGTAGGAGAAATTATTGGTATAGATTATAGCGAAGAAATGATCTCCCGTGCAATTTCAGAAGTCGCTGAAGATAAGAAAAATAAAAAGAATATGATTTCATTTGCTGTTTGCGATATTACAAAACTTAAGCCTTCTCATTTCGGTTTTTTTGATATGGCAATTTCAGAGCGGTGTCTTATAAATTTGGAAGATTGGGATGAACAAAAAAAAGCAATAAGCAATATCGCAGGAGTTTTAAAACCCGGTGGATATTTTTTATTTATTGAAGGATCAAGTTTGGGGAGAAGTGAATTAAACAATTTCAGAAAGTCTGTAGGATTAGAGTCCATGCCCCCGGTCTGGCACAATCTGGATTTTGATGAGCATAAACTCATGAAATATTTGGACCGTTTTTTCGCGTTGGAGGAGAGGTTTCACTTTGGCATGTATGATTTTATCGCAAGGGTTATACATCCTTTGCTTGTCTCACCAAAAGAACCCAAATACAATGCAAGGATTAACAAAATTGCTGCAACCTTGGCGCTTTTTCATCAGGAATTTAGTGAGATCAGCAGAACAATATTTCTTGTACTAAAAAAATTGTAA
- a CDS encoding NAD-dependent epimerase/dehydratase family protein produces MKNNLRVLVTGGAGLIGSHIVDQLTEESVSEVIVIDNFVRGRRENLAWAVNNGKVTIVEGDIRNIDFMIKIMKGVDIVFHQAAIRITQCAEEPRLAKEVLGDGTFNVLEAAVKNGVKKVVAASSASAYGMADLFPTRESHHPYNNKTIYGALKVFNEGLLRSFNEMYGLPYVALRYFNVYGPRMDAYGAYTEVMIRWMERINAGLPPIILGTGDQTMDFVYVEDVARSNILAAKADVNDEVFNVASGIETSLNELAETLLKVMGSDLKPEHGPERNVNAVSRRLADTKKAKEMLGFEVRVSIEKGLEDLVAWWKNEVKNLPKGPQI; encoded by the coding sequence ATGAAGAATAACTTACGTGTTCTGGTTACAGGAGGTGCAGGACTTATAGGCTCACATATTGTTGATCAACTCACGGAGGAGAGTGTTTCCGAAGTTATTGTCATTGATAACTTCGTACGAGGTCGACGGGAAAACCTTGCATGGGCTGTTAATAACGGCAAAGTAACAATAGTCGAAGGAGATATACGGAATATTGATTTTATGATAAAGATCATGAAAGGCGTCGACATTGTTTTCCATCAGGCAGCAATTCGTATTACCCAGTGCGCTGAAGAACCCCGCCTTGCGAAGGAAGTTCTTGGAGATGGAACCTTTAATGTTCTTGAGGCTGCGGTAAAGAATGGAGTGAAAAAGGTTGTAGCCGCATCTTCGGCTTCTGCGTATGGAATGGCCGATCTATTTCCCACTAGGGAAAGCCATCATCCATACAACAACAAAACCATTTATGGCGCTCTAAAGGTTTTCAATGAAGGGTTGCTTAGAAGTTTTAACGAAATGTACGGTTTGCCTTATGTAGCCCTCCGATATTTTAATGTATACGGGCCGCGCATGGATGCCTACGGGGCATATACAGAAGTTATGATCCGATGGATGGAGAGGATTAACGCTGGATTACCACCCATCATATTGGGAACCGGTGATCAGACTATGGATTTTGTGTATGTGGAAGATGTTGCACGCTCAAATATTCTGGCTGCCAAGGCAGATGTGAATGATGAAGTCTTTAATGTCGCAAGCGGTATCGAAACGAGCTTAAATGAATTGGCAGAAACTCTCCTTAAAGTCATGGGCTCGGATTTAAAGCCTGAACACGGGCCTGAGAGAAATGTGAATGCCGTTTCGAGAAGACTTGCCGACACGAAAAAGGCAAAGGAGATGCTTGGTTTCGAGGTTAGGGTTTCGATTGAGAAAGGCCTTGAGGATCTTGTAGCGTGGTGGAAGAATGAAGTGAAGAATCTTCCGAAGGGGCCGCAAATTTGA
- a CDS encoding radical SAM protein gives MKITLVNPISGSVYSQFRRALIKRLPIGLAYVASYLETNGHEVSVIDADTLDLEIDDTVDKIMRTAPDAVGVTATTPIINNAFNIIQRIKERDKRIYTFVGGPHVSAMPAETLQSGRGFLDYVVFGEGEDSCLELVRCIEQNGPLSMPMEGVGYINDDGKIIIGTQRPFKNSLDLFPFPARHLFPMNKYVDHTKFGDALYTLITTSRGCPYECTFCGSQITWHKKTRLRSPQNVVQELKECIENYDITNFTFCDDTFTLNKRHAIEICRLITELPYKIRLFCSSRVNTVSEDRLDWLKKAGCYCITFGLESGNDVILNKMKKGINIEMIKRAVAMTKEAGIEVHGSFILGFEDEDEQTIEDTISFALSLNLDQIQFSILVPLPGTECYTHAHERNAFRCRPDDFTSFYWYYSVPANMTKIADERLIELQKSAYERYNASKQRN, from the coding sequence TTGAAAATTACCCTGGTTAATCCCATAAGCGGGAGCGTTTATTCTCAGTTCAGAAGGGCATTGATAAAAAGGCTTCCCATTGGACTTGCCTATGTTGCTTCCTATCTTGAGACTAATGGCCATGAAGTTTCTGTAATTGATGCCGATACTCTTGATCTTGAAATTGACGATACGGTTGATAAAATTATGAGAACAGCCCCGGATGCGGTCGGAGTTACTGCAACCACTCCTATAATCAATAATGCCTTCAATATAATTCAAAGAATAAAAGAAAGAGATAAAAGAATTTATACATTTGTCGGCGGTCCCCATGTGAGCGCCATGCCGGCAGAAACCCTTCAGTCAGGGAGAGGTTTCCTCGATTATGTTGTTTTTGGTGAGGGCGAAGATAGTTGTCTGGAACTCGTAAGGTGTATTGAGCAGAATGGCCCGTTATCGATGCCTATGGAGGGTGTTGGTTACATAAATGACGATGGAAAAATTATAATAGGCACTCAAAGGCCATTTAAAAATAGTCTTGACCTATTTCCCTTTCCGGCCCGTCACTTGTTCCCCATGAACAAGTATGTTGACCATACAAAATTCGGCGACGCACTATACACCCTTATAACCACAAGCAGGGGATGTCCTTATGAATGCACTTTCTGTGGTTCTCAAATTACCTGGCATAAAAAGACACGCCTTAGGTCCCCCCAGAATGTTGTTCAGGAGTTGAAGGAGTGTATTGAGAATTACGACATAACAAATTTTACTTTTTGTGATGATACTTTTACCTTGAATAAACGCCATGCCATTGAAATATGCCGACTTATAACGGAATTGCCATACAAAATTAGGTTGTTTTGCTCGTCCAGGGTTAATACGGTATCCGAAGACAGACTTGATTGGCTGAAAAAGGCAGGGTGTTACTGTATTACTTTCGGCCTTGAATCGGGCAATGACGTCATTCTGAATAAGATGAAAAAAGGCATCAACATTGAGATGATAAAGCGGGCAGTAGCAATGACAAAAGAGGCCGGTATAGAAGTCCATGGGAGTTTTATCTTGGGTTTTGAGGATGAAGATGAGCAGACAATAGAAGATACTATCAGCTTTGCCTTAAGCCTGAACCTTGATCAAATTCAGTTCTCTATCCTTGTCCCTTTGCCGGGGACAGAATGTTATACCCATGCCCATGAAAGAAATGCCTTTCGTTGCCGACCTGATGATTTTACGTCCTTCTATTGGTATTATTCAGTGCCTGCAAATATGACAAAGATTGCTGATGAAAGGCTCATCGAGCTTCAAAAGAGTGCTTACGAACGTTACAATGCCTCAAAACAAAGGAATTGA
- a CDS encoding DegT/DnrJ/EryC1/StrS family aminotransferase: MIPITRPFLDEKEAKAAHDAVLSGWVTQGPKTMEFEQAFSKYTGAKFSCAVSNCTVALHVALLAVGVMPGDVVITVSHSFIATANAIRYCGAEPVFVDIELKTYNMDVDKLEECLREDCEMHEGILFYKHIDSLAIGVSPLSFIKSFPSSERAGRVAAILAVHQMGTPCDILEITKIAKKFGIAVVEDAACAIGSEIENGDWEKIGKPHGDIACFSFHPRKIITSGEGGMLTTNSSEYDNKFRLLRQHGMSIPDTARHSSKNVVFEDYVLTGFNYRMTDIQAAIGIEQVKKLNGIVEERRNLAKVYAELLSDVPFLCIPKSLSGIKSNWQSYPVRITANSPFDQVPFMQKLLDNGISSRRGIMNAHQEIPYKEQKWSLPKSEEARNSVVLLPFYNGMTHEELDRVVRTIKEL; the protein is encoded by the coding sequence ATGATACCGATTACAAGACCCTTCCTTGACGAAAAAGAAGCAAAAGCAGCCCATGATGCCGTACTTTCAGGGTGGGTTACCCAGGGACCAAAGACGATGGAATTCGAGCAGGCCTTCTCAAAATACACGGGTGCGAAATTTTCCTGCGCTGTTTCCAATTGTACCGTCGCACTCCATGTAGCATTGCTTGCCGTTGGGGTGATGCCCGGCGATGTTGTTATTACTGTAAGCCATTCTTTTATTGCTACAGCGAATGCAATACGTTACTGTGGAGCGGAGCCGGTTTTTGTCGATATTGAATTGAAAACATACAATATGGATGTTGATAAACTCGAAGAATGCCTCCGTGAAGATTGCGAGATGCATGAGGGCATCCTTTTCTATAAACATATTGATTCGCTTGCAATTGGTGTTTCGCCGCTAAGTTTCATAAAATCCTTTCCTTCATCAGAAAGGGCAGGAAGGGTTGCCGCAATACTTGCGGTGCATCAGATGGGCACGCCTTGCGATATTTTAGAAATAACAAAAATAGCAAAGAAATTTGGCATAGCAGTTGTAGAAGATGCTGCCTGTGCCATTGGGAGTGAGATTGAAAATGGCGACTGGGAAAAAATCGGAAAACCACACGGGGATATTGCCTGTTTCAGTTTTCATCCAAGGAAGATTATTACATCAGGTGAGGGTGGGATGCTTACGACCAATAGTTCGGAATATGACAATAAGTTTAGATTATTGCGTCAGCACGGCATGAGCATTCCGGATACAGCAAGACACAGTTCAAAGAATGTTGTTTTTGAAGATTATGTATTGACAGGGTTTAATTATCGTATGACTGATATACAGGCAGCTATAGGCATAGAACAGGTTAAGAAATTAAATGGCATCGTTGAAGAAAGACGCAACCTTGCTAAGGTATATGCCGAATTACTCTCCGATGTACCTTTTTTGTGTATACCGAAATCTTTATCCGGCATAAAATCAAATTGGCAGAGTTATCCGGTAAGAATAACGGCGAATTCTCCTTTTGATCAGGTACCATTCATGCAAAAGCTTCTTGATAATGGAATATCGAGTCGGCGCGGTATTATGAATGCGCACCAGGAGATTCCTTATAAAGAGCAAAAATGGAGTCTTCCTAAAAGTGAAGAAGCTCGGAACAGCGTGGTGTTGCTTCCTTTCTACAATGGAATGACCCATGAAGAACTTGATCGTGTTGTTCGAACCATTAAGGAGTTGTAA
- a CDS encoding glycosyltransferase gives MSNKKLLELAQKRYILGNVAELPACLEAESSFRKWKDEPCAICFYGTNQYARNVQVRGLADASQYFGIPFYAVYRDQEYEFSNITKQFKNLLIITNLALVTALASYMKDVNYRIVLIGQYYDETPDERLAPKVSVQEKSILQLFRKDIALVISEFSGEGSMRYMYGYVKKFGIPVMSFPWAVNLNYHFPYECGIKKDVIFIGTYSEKAQRIDSYFSSILRKYPHTVIGPDWSKSPFRWISNSIIDIKDFNVNAPLLYSSHTVSLNIHLPFEESGYSCNERVFNSVACGGFQICDNPRRLKDYFTDEELVTADSPKEYFDKAAYFVQNPDERYPFMERSLEKMYSFHTYHHRLSDLLNAVFARRSLSNICYMISS, from the coding sequence ATGAGCAACAAGAAACTGCTTGAATTAGCGCAAAAACGGTATATTTTAGGAAATGTGGCTGAATTACCTGCGTGCCTTGAAGCTGAATCTTCTTTCAGAAAGTGGAAAGACGAACCATGTGCAATATGCTTCTACGGTACGAATCAATATGCGAGGAATGTACAGGTTAGAGGGTTGGCTGACGCAAGCCAATATTTTGGTATACCTTTTTATGCTGTTTACAGAGATCAAGAATACGAATTTTCCAATATAACCAAGCAGTTTAAAAACCTGTTGATTATTACTAATCTTGCCTTGGTGACTGCTCTTGCATCTTACATGAAAGATGTGAATTACCGTATTGTACTGATTGGACAATATTATGATGAAACACCAGATGAAAGACTTGCCCCAAAGGTGAGTGTACAGGAGAAATCAATACTGCAGCTTTTCCGGAAAGATATTGCCTTGGTGATTTCTGAATTTTCCGGCGAAGGAAGTATGAGATATATGTATGGGTATGTTAAAAAATTCGGAATACCAGTTATGAGTTTTCCTTGGGCAGTGAACCTTAATTATCATTTTCCTTATGAATGCGGAATCAAAAAGGACGTTATTTTTATAGGCACTTACTCTGAGAAAGCACAAAGAATTGACAGCTATTTCTCTTCTATTCTTAGAAAATATCCTCATACCGTTATTGGTCCCGATTGGTCTAAGTCACCCTTCAGATGGATAAGCAATAGCATTATTGATATAAAAGATTTCAATGTGAATGCTCCTTTATTGTACTCTTCCCACACTGTAAGCCTCAATATACACCTTCCTTTTGAGGAGAGCGGTTATAGTTGTAATGAGAGGGTATTCAATTCTGTGGCATGCGGAGGATTTCAGATTTGTGACAATCCTCGGAGGTTAAAAGATTATTTTACCGATGAAGAGCTTGTAACGGCTGATTCACCAAAAGAGTATTTTGATAAAGCGGCATATTTTGTCCAAAACCCTGACGAACGTTACCCGTTTATGGAGCGGAGCTTGGAAAAAATGTATTCCTTTCACACATATCACCATAGATTGTCCGATCTGCTTAATGCTGTATTTGCCCGGAGAAGCCTTTCCAATATTTGCTATATGATAAGCTCATGA